A window of Quercus robur chromosome 12, dhQueRobu3.1, whole genome shotgun sequence genomic DNA:
CTGAGGCtgcatttaataaataaaaaattaaaacaaacaaacaaacaatggATGATTTTCAGTGATAAAAGTTAATTATGCATATGGATACAGAGTTAAAAAGAGATTttacattataaaataaatgaaaaaaaaagagagaatacaAATCATTACTGTTCCTCTCCCAGATTTTGCTGTTATAAAGGTTGAGTCTTTTAACCTCGACAGGCCAAAGTCTCCAACCTGACAAATTGAATGCCTTGTATAAGCAACTGCTATATGCTCAATCTGCTTGAATTATTTAAAGCAATTAACCAGCACATATTACCTTGACAGTCCAGTTTTTATCGACGAGAAGGTTAGAAGATTTTAGGTCTCTATGTACTATTGGCGGATTTCTGTGATGCAAATAATTCATACCTCTAGCCTGCAGTAACATAATAGATTATGATGGCTCAAACTCAAGTTCAAAAAGTTGATACACATGCCATGAGTGCATGCACAGActcagaaagagagagagagaacatacGACATCAAGGGCCATCCTCAGACGCCGTCTAATGTCTAATGCCTGATTGTTCTTGTGAAGTGTTTTGTAAAGGCTTCCTCTGACCATGCAAAACAAAATCTACTTAAAACACTGGAACATATATTTAgcattaaaagagaaaaacataggAGACTATGCAGAATCACAGATAGTTGGGCTGATTGGATTGAACCCCAGTATGTACACATCACCCAGCATGAAGTAACCCAATTAATAAAAGTATCACATGCTCGCAGGGCCAATCCGTGGGACTTCTAGAAAAATACTCTAAACAAGAAATTTTGAATGACAAAGGCATAGGCATGTACTCTCAGCCTTACCAATGAACTTTATTTAGCATGAAAGATGGAAAAATAcaattcaacataacaatcaaATGCTACATTGCTAGGTGGACTGCACTTAACTTAAGATATCATTAGTTTAACCACTCCTTGGACAACACTTCCATATCTATTACCTGGGTAGGAACTCTGTGACAATTGAAAGTCGCTCCTGTGTATATGATGCCCCCATAAACAGCAGTACATTTGGATGTCTTAGTCTCTTCATTATATCAATCTGAAACACATGCAAATGAGATCCCGGGATAAGGTTCTTCCTTTTGCCACCAAGATTTACAACTTACAAGCAGTTGGCTGAGAGTTTAGAGATACCTCTTTTTTGAAGTCAAGTAAAGTTCCCTCACTATATTCATTCCCAAAGTAAACCTTAATGGCAACATCCTGTTATGAACacacttaaaattattaatgtCAAGATATTGATTGAATAATCTTGCTTGGAACAGTAAATAGAGTAATTTGAGAATTTCAAATTTACCGATCCATTCCAAAGTCCATGATAAACAACAGCATAGAAACCTGTCAGGCAAGAACAGATACATATATTCACATCAAATGTCCAGCAACATTTCTTGTGTACATTCTTAAATTTCCATTTCCCGACTTTGTGCCTAAATCTTCTCATAAAATGTAAAGAGCAGCATAATATAGTTATAAATTAATAGAGAATTAAACTAAAAATGAAAGGAGGACCAACCtatttttggggaaaaaacCTTCGCACAATtagttgtagtaaaataatttactttcaTTATTCTAGTGATTGAAAATGTGTCAAATATTAAATATCAACTGtcattgtcatttaattttatcaGTGTGTCTAACTTGAGACAGCCAGAGTAGTTGACAGTTGCTAAATTTAGTCTTGATCTACTTCCCCATGGGCCAACATCATAATACGATGGAttggtttcaaattttaatcaTAGAATGCAATTTAGATTCAGATAAAAATGAAGAATCTCAAGTATACCTTGGCCAATCTCTTCCCCAAAGTGAAGGTCTTCCCAGCGAATCTCACAATCTACTATAGAGTTTGACTCATTATCCCCTTTGCTTGATGAACTCCCATTGCTGCCAATGCTCTCCCCTGAATTTGGGAAATGCTTATCACCTGGTTGTCTTTGCATTTCATGTTCTATTTCCAAGGCTTTCAAGTTTGATACTTCTGGTTCCAACTGCTTCACATTGAATTGGCGGCCTAATCTTGGCAATGGGTCTCCAGGTCTGGATAAACCAAAACACTCACAGCACTCCTTTGAAGAGGCTACAACAGAACTCCTCTCAAAGTCACTTTGTTCTCTCCTAGCTGCAAAGGAAGATTTTTTTCTGTGGGGGCTCTCTCCCTTATCCTTTGTATCAAGGGTGCAATGGTGTGAAGTTGATGCCTTTGGATCTCTAAAAGAATTAGGATTGTCTGTCACTTTGCTTTCTGAAGAATCAATTGCACCATTTTCTTGAATACTTCCATCATCTTCTTTACCACAGTTGCTATTTCCCTTAATGTGCTGCAGCTTTGCCAAGACCTTGGCTGCCTACAATCACCCAACCAGTCAATATAGAATAAATGTTGACAAAAGCAGAGGCTATACATACTGAAATGAAGGAATGCAGACGCTCAGGTGAtatcattttgaaaaaatctGATTTTGACCCCAAACAACTAAGCAGTGGATTAACCAAATATGTTATGATTGATTCCAAAGAGATGAGCATGTACAGCTATTTCAACCATTATTATAATTCACCAAATCAAAAGCAATAAAGATGTATAGTAGTAAAAAGGTATACAAATATGGTAACGAGGTAGAAAACCAATGAAGAActttttcaaaggaaaaaccACCTTGGGATCCAATCTCAAAGAaaatttagagatgaaaaaGTTACAATAATCTACTTACAAAATCTTTGTAAAGCTAGACTCTCTATTGTAACCTCAGCAAACACCCCACTTGCCTCCCACCATAATGGCCCTAAAATTTCTGGAATCCTTCTACGCAAAGTTCCTCCACGATCAAATCTCATCTGTGACAACCTGGAACTCCGATTAGAAACAATAATAACCCACTGTCAAAGAACTAACTCCGTGGGTTCAAGGAATCAACGGTTTAGGCTTAAGGAGAAACTGtcagagacaaaattaaaagatctCATAAGGAGAATCACTTTAGGGAGAggaatttaaaacattttacactCAAGAAGGTTTTCTCTCAACGTAATATTGATTTGGTAGCCTCTCTTCTCTCAATTTGTGCAACATGGGTTGGTTTTATATAGGGAATCATTAGGTTAAGTCATAAGATCTTCAAAGTTGGTTTACTCTTTGTTGCAACTTCACTTGAGCTAGTGTCTAGTGAGGATTGAGTGAACTCTCAGGGACAACATAGTTGTGCCAAATTCAAATAGTCATATCTCACTCATTTTAAATCCAACTAAGGTTAATTTGTGTTCATTTTGAAGCCTTAAATGCCTACTTTCCAGCTAAACAAGTTTTACTCAAAAATTCATTACAGTGTAAAAGATATGAGCAAAAGATCAACAACTCATCATCTTTAAGTAGATTAAATTCTTGTCATCTTTGAGCAATTTCTGAACCAGAATAAACCCTAGCACCACTATGTTGATATAATCCAAATTTGATATGCTTTGGTACTAGGATTTGACAACACATCTATGAACGCTAACACGTTTTTAGTAGGTCATGACATGACTGAAATCCCCAATGTTTTTAGTAACTACtgaaaaagaagggaaaaaaaatcaactctaaGAAAGTATACACAACACTGCAGTGTACCATGTAAAAGAGGTTTGGATACAAATGGAATGTAGAGAGAGATATGCTaactaaaaaatagagagtacCAAAGCATTACTCCAATCAAGCAATGGCGTTTTATAGGAGGATGACTTTTGAGAGAGCAAGGAGAGTGAAAAATTAATCCgcactttggtccatttctagaaccaatttatttatttttaaattggtaagttacacatgcatccAGTGGGTCTTGAGCTTACAATCTCACCCTATGCCCACACTTAATTATGAGATGAGAAAGTGCTATTTAAACCAAGGCTTGTTGGCCATTTTCGAAACCAATTCCAACCAGTGACTTGAGAAAATTAATACCAAATCATTATACACAGCCAATTGTGGACACATGATCGTATTGGATGAATTCAAATCTAGAGTTCCATATTTGAGAGAGTGATAGGTAGTGAAAGTATTTTTCAAGAGTCAAAAGGTAAGAAACATAATACAATATATCTTCTCCAAAAATACAGACATAAAATTGATTGGGAAGTCATTAGAAAAGGGATTTACCAGTGTActagttttgtcaaatttagcATCTTCACTATTTGTTGCAGTATCCTCCCTGTCCATGGGTGCATCACATGCATTTGATGTATCATTTCCGTGTCTCCGTGATAAAAATTTTGAGGCCTGATTGGTCCAGCAGTACAATTTTTAGAACACACTTTCGGAAACtagaatttaatttgattacaatgaAAACAATTATAATTACTAAAATAAGAGGAGGAAAGAGAATGAAAGGAATTGTTAAGTGTAACTCATAAGCACCAGATTGGAAACAGAAGATGCAATCTGTGGCACTGGTGCAATTGGTGGACGCTGGTGCCACTGAATCCTTTTCAAGTTTAACCCCCGTGGTCTAGGTTGGCCATTGACATGATCCTGATGTGTTCTCAGGTTGAATGAACCTATACTATTATATGCGGCTGCATCACTTGAAACAGTGATAAAACTAGCAAGCTCACCATCCTCATATAATGGGCTTTTTGTCACTATCGCCATAAATATTTCACCCGACCTCTTCTTAAAGGGAAATTGACCTGACCAGGATTGCCCAGTGCTCAAGCTGTCCATGATTTTCTTAAGAGGTGCATAATAATCTTCAGCAATAAGAAGTTCAGCAACTTGTTTTCCAAGGACTTCATAGTCCTTCCATCCATAGAGACTTTCAGCAGAATAATtcctaaaatataaattttcctttGAGATAACAGCAATATTTGATAGTACTAACATGCAAAAGaagtttttatgaaaaagaCTTATTTCTTTCCTAATCTTAAGTGGAACCTCTTCATTTCTATGAGAAACACATAACTACGGATGAGATGGAATATGCATATTATAGCAGATCCAGACCATACAGAAAAGATCTTAACAAATTCAAGAGTTTGAGGCCTCTTCTATTATTCAAAAAATGCAGCTTTTAAAATATCTCCCACCACAGTACGAGAAAGTATACCATGTTTTAATAATATCAactcaatatttattttgatattttctacccaataaattaatgatatctgtttttaaaaactatatCAAACTACTCCAATAATTTAATCATAATCTTCTATATTGTCGGaaagataaattaatcatttattggaGTAGTTTGATGtgatattttgaaatatatattacttatttattgagtaagaaattacaaaatagaTGCTAAGTTGGTATTACCGAAAGATAATATTCTTTCTTCCCAAGTACACCACCTTCCTATTCAAACATCTACttcttatatattaattacttcATTTACCTATAATACTTCAACTTCCATCTGATCCAATTTAACATAAAGCTCATTCTTTTCCTTGACCTTATACCTTCACATTAATTAAACCACATTAAACATTCTATTCCTACATAACTGTTCCATAAACCACAACAGTACACTCAGTCACTCACAGTATAACTTACAACCAAACATGGTCAACCAATAAATAAAGTTCACGAACAGACAAACTAATTTCATGAAATCTCTTTGCATACAAAaactcatatatatacatacataccaGTATATGATCTCCCCAGAAGAAGCTCTGCACACGTGAACAGCATGACCCATGTTCTCCAACACACTTCTGTACGGACCCCCAGCCCCAAAGAACCCAGGGAAGCAACCCCACCTCGAATCTGAGTCTGAGCCCACCATATCATAATccacttcctttttctttgttatctTA
This region includes:
- the LOC126709391 gene encoding U-box domain-containing protein 35; translated protein: MRIAQAFSGESQGTSMAGDKSETALYQALADRFQSLEASHERLREQFDEVVQEDKITKKKEVDYDMVGSDSDSRWGCFPGFFGAGGPYRSVLENMGHAVHVCRASSGEIIYWNYSAESLYGWKDYEVLGKQVAELLIAEDYYAPLKKIMDSLSTGQSWSGQFPFKKRSGEIFMAIVTKSPLYEDGELASFITVSSDAAAYNSIGSFNLRTHQDHVNGQPRPRGLNLKRIQWHQRPPIAPVPQIASSVSNLASKFLSRRHGNDTSNACDAPMDREDTATNSEDAKFDKTSTLAAKVLAKLQHIKGNSNCGKEDDGSIQENGAIDSSESKVTDNPNSFRDPKASTSHHCTLDTKDKGESPHRKKSSFAARREQSDFERSSVVASSKECCECFGLSRPGDPLPRLGRQFNVKQLEPEVSNLKALEIEHEMQRQPGDKHFPNSGESIGSNGSSSSKGDNESNSIVDCEIRWEDLHFGEEIGQGFYAVVYHGLWNGSDVAIKVYFGNEYSEGTLLDFKKEIDIMKRLRHPNVLLFMGASYTQERLSIVTEFLPRGSLYKTLHKNNQALDIRRRLRMALDVARGMNYLHHRNPPIVHRDLKSSNLLVDKNWTVKVGDFGLSRLKDSTFITAKSGRGTPQWMAPEVLRNEPSNEKSDVFSFGVILWELMTESIPWNNLNGLQVVGVVGFMNRRLDLPEDLDPQVATIIKDCWQSDPEQRPSFEDIIQRMMGLLQRAAAAVSTRKSSEP